CCTGGGTCAGGGTCTCTGGGTCGGTATCGGTTGCAAACGCTACTGCCGCAAGGTACTGATCAGTCACGGTTGCTGGCAGCCCTCGCTGCCCAATCTGCGCGACCTGCTCCTGAAGCGAGTCGTTCATCCACAGACGCCCTGCGCTGAGCAGAGACTCGTTCATAACGCCAGAAATAGTTGCCTCGATAGTTTCCTCCTGCTGGAGAGGGTCAACCACTCCGATGGATACCGACGCGCCCACCGCATCCTCATCCGTTGAGAAGCCAAGGGCCTTCACATACTTTGGCGAAACAATAATCTCTGGGGTATCGCCGTCTTTGGGAACGGCACCCGCGACGATATCGGCGTTCTGACCCCGCATAAACTGTTGCGCGGTGAGCACATATTTCTCGCTCCCGTCAGCCGAAATGAAGCTGGGCGAGATGCCAACAAACGGGGTAACCGACTCGACGTTGTCTATGCTCTCGATCTTGTCGACGTCCTGAGCCGACAGCGTAGCCATCGACTGGCCAAAGTTGCTGGTCATATCCGGGTCGTAGACGGCGGGACCGTCACCCGCATCCTCTGTTGCCTTCATGACCTGCAACATGTTTGGCGCACCGAAGCTGTCGGTCTGCTTGTCGAGATAACTTGAAACTCCCGCGCCGATAGCCGTTGTGAGCGTGATGGTGAATGCGGCCACAAAGATGGCAACAATCGTGAGAATAGTTCTCGTCTTGTTGCGCCACATGCTGCCTGAGGCCATGCGAAGGGTGTCGGAGAATTTCATGCTGCCGCTCCCGTCTGCGAAACAATCTGCCCGTCAACAAGGTAAATCTGTCGATCAAAGCGGGCCGCAAACTCAGGGTCGTGAGTGACCACGATGAGCGTGATGCCCTTCTGCTTATTCAGGTCAAACAGCATCTGCTCAACCTGGTGCCCCGTCTGCGTATCGAGGTTACCTGTTGGCTCGTCGGCAAAAATAATGCTCGGATTATTCACAAGCGCTCGCGCGATCACCACGCGCTGCTTCTGCCCTCCGGAAAGGTCGTTGGCCCTGTTCTTGACCTTGTCACTCAGGCCAACCGCCTCGAGGGCAGCCCTGGCCTGTTGTTTACGCTTCGAGGGGCTCATACCGCCGATTACCAACGGGAGCATCACGTTGTCGAGTACGCTTTGACGCCCGTTCAAGAAGAACTGCTGAAATACAAACCCGTAGTGGGTATTGCGCATCTTATTCACGTCCGCGGTGCGCATGGCGCTCACGTCGTTGTCGCCAAACAGCACAGTGCCTTCGTCAGGGCTGTCGAGCAGGGCAAGCACGTGCATGAGCGTTGACTTCCCAGAGCCCGACTTGCCAACAATTGCAACGCTCTCACCCTGCCTAATGTCAAGGCTGACGCCTCGAAGAGCGTGGAAAGCATTTTCCTTTTTGCCGTAGGTCTTGCGCACGTTGATCGCGCTTATGGCAGTGGCATGACGATGGTCTGGCACTGTGGTTCCTCACTGGTTGGGGGGACGGATGCGCTGTTCCGCAGATTGCGGACGCACAGCATCCAGCTTAGAAACCCGGGCCTGCGAGCACACGGGTGCCGCCTACCCTAAATTTACGGGGGTTATCCCCCCCCTTCACCCTCTCCCCCAACCAAAAACCTGCATCTCTTTGCG
The DNA window shown above is from Lysinibacter cavernae and carries:
- a CDS encoding ATP-binding cassette domain-containing protein, which translates into the protein MPDHRHATAISAINVRKTYGKKENAFHALRGVSLDIRQGESVAIVGKSGSGKSTLMHVLALLDSPDEGTVLFGDNDVSAMRTADVNKMRNTHYGFVFQQFFLNGRQSVLDNVMLPLVIGGMSPSKRKQQARAALEAVGLSDKVKNRANDLSGGQKQRVVIARALVNNPSIIFADEPTGNLDTQTGHQVEQMLFDLNKQKGITLIVVTHDPEFAARFDRQIYLVDGQIVSQTGAAA
- a CDS encoding ABC transporter permease; its protein translation is MKFSDTLRMASGSMWRNKTRTILTIVAIFVAAFTITLTTAIGAGVSSYLDKQTDSFGAPNMLQVMKATEDAGDGPAVYDPDMTSNFGQSMATLSAQDVDKIESIDNVESVTPFVGISPSFISADGSEKYVLTAQQFMRGQNADIVAGAVPKDGDTPEIIVSPKYVKALGFSTDEDAVGASVSIGVVDPLQQEETIEATISGVMNESLLSAGRLWMNDSLQEQVAQIGQRGLPATVTDQYLAAVAFATDTDPETLTQVKADLESLGFVGQTVEDQIGIAKQIFDAITTVLTVFGVIALLAASLGVINTLYMSVQDRTKEIGLMKASGLSSGKVFGLFSIEAMLLGLWGSLLGILAAWGLGQAVNSIAAESFLKDFPGFDLTLFPIASLAVIVGVILVITFLAGTLPARRAAKLNPIDALRYE